In bacterium, the genomic window AGCTCGCGCTTTTCAAGGACGACCTGATCCGGGAGCGCTACCTCGATCCCCACTTGAAGGCGATCATCGTGCTGACGCCCCGCCACGGGCACCCGATGGCGGTGCTGCAGGCCCTCGTCGCCCAGCTCGCCATGCACGATCCCGAGCTGGCCGACAAGACGATCGAGGCCAAGCGGCGCAAGGCGCTGCGCATCATCGCCAAGATGCCGCTGGTGGTCACCTACTTCGACAACCTGCGCGGCCGCGAGCGGACCGTCGTGCGCCGGGACGACCTCTCGCACGCCGCCAACATGCTCTACATGCTCACCGGCAAGGTGCCGACGCCGGAGGAGGAGCGCATCTTCGACGTCGCGCTCATCCTGCACATGGACCACGGCTGCAACAACTCGACCTTCACCTGCCGGGTCGTCAGCTCCACGGAGGCGGACATCTACACCGCGGTCGTCGCCGCTCTCGGCTCGCTCTCCGGGCCGCTGCACGGCGGCGCCAACGAGCGCGTCATCGAGATGCTCGAGAGCATCGAGGGCCTCGCCGACATCGAGCCCACCGTCACGGAGATGATCACCGAAGGCCGCAAGATCCCCGGCTTCGGCCACCGCGTCTACAAGACGGTCGACCCGCGGGCGACCATCCTGCGCAAGATGGCCGAGGCGCTCGCGCGCGACCGGCACGACGACCGCGACCTCGTCAAGGCCGTGCGCTTCATGGAAGTGACGCGCGCGAAGCTCGACGAGCTGGGCAAGACGCAGATCTGGCCCAACGTCGACTTCTTCTCGGGGGTGGTCTACAAGGCGCTCGGGCTGCCGAAGGACATGTTCACGGCCGTCTTCGCCATCTCCCGCGTCGTCGGCTGGACGGGCCACCACTTCGAGCAGATGGAGAACAACCGCATCTACCGGCCGCGGCTCATGTGGACGGGCCGCCAGCTGGGCACGGCCTACATCCCGCTGAAGGACCGCGGCTAGCCGGGCGCCGGGACCCGCCTAGCCCTGGCGCTTGACGCTCTTGGTGACGACGACCAGCCCGCCCCTGGCGCCGGGCACGGCCCCCTTGACCAGCAGCAGGTTCTCCTCGGGCCGCACCGCGACCACGCGCAGGTTCTGCAGGGTGGTGGTGGCGTTGCCCATGCGGCCCGGCATCCGCTTGCCCTTGTAGACGCGCTTGGGCGTGGCGCTCGAGCCGATCGAGCCGATGTGGCGCATGTACTCGTGCGCGCCGTGGCTG contains:
- a CDS encoding citrate/2-methylcitrate synthase, which gives rise to MVHRVRRPWTKEPVMADAQQNYIPGLEGVYVNESGMSSVDGANGRLYYRGYTIEDLAANCNFEHVAYLLLYNELPTRKQLALFKDDLIRERYLDPHLKAIIVLTPRHGHPMAVLQALVAQLAMHDPELADKTIEAKRRKALRIIAKMPLVVTYFDNLRGRERTVVRRDDLSHAANMLYMLTGKVPTPEEERIFDVALILHMDHGCNNSTFTCRVVSSTEADIYTAVVAALGSLSGPLHGGANERVIEMLESIEGLADIEPTVTEMITEGRKIPGFGHRVYKTVDPRATILRKMAEALARDRHDDRDLVKAVRFMEVTRAKLDELGKTQIWPNVDFFSGVVYKALGLPKDMFTAVFAISRVVGWTGHHFEQMENNRIYRPRLMWTGRQLGTAYIPLKDRG